From Trichoderma atroviride chromosome 1, complete sequence, one genomic window encodes:
- a CDS encoding uncharacterized protein (EggNog:ENOG41~TransMembrane:3 (o42-62i74-99o134-157i)) — protein MDSTPLLVETDRFPGPGVLQDHPIFLRASHSPWYCIPQNALVFFRGLILAYLIATGIMILNFELTDTTLTNARLWFDFAIISYVFVLIYHFMTFCWTFTHLYFPDPDEVEGSFEWLIINFMSLPRNLASLRKQFYFSLYYTTTVVFAFMNTIIYFFITRPHKFSTAPGSDPNPDDGSSDEELWSGGKVRISAGPCK, from the exons ATGGACTCAACGCCTCTACTCGTCGAAACGGACCGCTTTCCCGGCCCGGGCGTTCTACAGGACCAT CCTATATTCCTCCGCGCCAGCCATTCTCCGTGGTACTGCATCCCGCAAAACGCgctcgtcttcttccgcgGTCTCATTCTTGCGTACCTGATTGCCACCGGCATCATGATCCTGAACTTTGAGCTGACGGATACAACTCTAACCAATGCTCGACTTTGGTTTGACTTTGCAATCATCAGCTATGTCTTTGTTCTTATTTACCACTTCATGACGTTT TGCTGGACTTTTACTCATTTGTACTTTCCTGATCCGGATGAAGTAGAGGGCAGTTTTGAATGGCTCATCATCAACTTCATGTCTTTGCCCCGGAACCTGGCCAGCCTGCGCAAGCAATTTTACTTTTCTCTGTATTACACGACTACGGTCGTCTTTGCATTTATGAATACGATAATCTACTTCTTCATTACACGACCGCACAAGTTTTCGACGGCACCAGGCAGCGATCCCAACCCTGACGATGGGTCAAGCGACGAAGAGCTTTGGTCTGGAGGAAAGGTTCGAATTTCGGCTGGACCATGTAAGTAA
- a CDS encoding uncharacterized protein (EggNog:ENOG41) → MPCSLPCHYHYLKANRWIVVIQSQFIRIQITLQPCRPFKMENPGGNSSNNNPEQQTSLMGGHAQYLKGVGEAAVGSISGSKAWADSGVHDKEAGLAAMKKAGEQRDPNQGYGRAEEWAGKLTGCEGMQKEGFESAHQRKD, encoded by the exons ATGCCCTGCTCTCTGCCTTGCCACTATCATTATCTGAAAGCAAATCGCTGGATCGTTGTCATTCAAAGTCAATTCATACGCATCCAGATTACCCTACAACCGTGTAGACCATTCAAAATGGAGAACCCCggcggcaacagcagcaacaacaatcCCGAGCAGCAGACCAGCCTGATGGGCGGCCATGCTCAGTATCTCAAGGGCGTTGGAGAG GCGGCTGTTGGAAGCATCAGCGGCTCCAAAGCCTGGGCCGACTCGGGAGTCCACGACAAGGAAGCCGGCCTTGCCGCAATGAAGAAGGCGGGCGAACAGCGAGATCCCAACCAGGGCTATGGCCGAGCCGAAGAGTGGGCGGGCAAGTTGACCGGCTGCGAGGGAATGCAGAAGGAGGGCTTCGAGAGTGCTCATCAGAGGAAAGACTGA
- a CDS encoding uncharacterized protein (MEROPS:MER0000602~BUSCO:EOG092D4A5H~TransMembrane:3 (o12-29i131-147o153-169i)), with protein MFSGLQNPRNIAAQIMNFGLVLSTAFMMWKGLSIVADSPSPIVVVLSGSMEPAFQRGDLLLLWNRELFTETSVGDIVVYNVKDKDIPIVHRVVRKFGHGDKARLLTKGDNNVADDTELYARGQDYLERSDIIGSVVAYVPFVGYVTILLSEYPWLKTAMLGIMGLMVVLQRE; from the exons ATGTTTTCAGGCCTCCAGAACCCGCGGAATATCGCCGCGCAGATCATGAACTTTGGTCTGGTGCTGTCCACGGCATTCATG ATGTGGAAAGGTCTCTCCATCGTCGCCGACTCTCCCTCTCCGATCGTCGTTGTTCTCAGTGGTTCCATGGAGCCAGCTTTCCAGCGAGGCGACTTGCTCTTGCTATGGAATCGCGAGCTGTTTACCGAAACCTCAGTTGGCGATATTGTCGTCTACAATGTCAAGGATAAGGATATTCCCATTGTCCATCGAGTCGTACGGAAATTTGGCCATGG GGACAAGGCACGGCTGTTGACAAAAGGAGACAACAATGTTGCCGATGACACCGAATT GTACGCCAGAGGGCAAGACTACTTGGAGCGCAGCGATATCATCGGCAGCGTAGTGGCCTACGTGCCGTTTGTGGGCTATGTGACAATTCTTCTCTCAGAATATCCATGGCTGAAAACGGCCATGTTGGGTATAATGGGTCTGATGGTGGTGTTACAGCGGGAATAA
- a CDS encoding uncharacterized protein (EggNog:ENOG41~TransMembrane:4 (i57-77o83-102i122-144o182-201i)): MASQQTPPKVERAAQNNLPEDMIAAGFQPYYQPYPGQQQTIAPPPLETSKRAEFTRLGFFGAALLLGIIGLGLSLSSLGGDDISVAIAALPASAIATIWSLAEVITRAVRKFKRGIHPGAHVGVCLIIWMIASVTGGMLCTYVALYNGYEDDEECSFSTTDGEGRVSSYDCAPRDPAPKGKIVGSAVITCMLFALNFGLFIDACIQTHRRNAAAKRPIMVIAQPQGWPAAPVQMQAPAAAAKEPAIREYYAPA, translated from the exons ATGGCTTCTCAGCAGACTCCTCCAAAGGTCGAGAGGGCGGCCCAGAATAACCTTCCCGAAGATATGATTGCGGCGGGCTTCCAGCCGTATTACCAGCCATATCCAGGCCAGCAGCAGACCATCGCACCCCCTCCGCTTGAGACGAGCAAACGTGCCGAGTTCACCAGACTGGGATTCTTTGGGGCTGCCCTTCTTTTGGGTATCATTGGCTTGGGTCTTTCCTTGTCGTCTCTTGGAGGCGATGACATTAGCGTGGCTATTGCTGCGTTGCCTGCT TCTGCCATTGCCACGATATGGAGTCTGGCCGAGGTCATCACCAGAGCAGTCCGCAAATTCAAGAGGGGCATCCACCCTGGCGCCCACGTCGGCGTCTGTCTCATCATCTGGATGATTGCCAGCGTCACCGGCGGCATGCTCTGCACATATGTCGCCTTGTACAACGGCtacgaggacgacgaagaatgcagcttcagcacCACCGACGGCGAGGGCCGCGTATCCTCGTACGACTGTGCGCCCCGAGATCCCGCCCCCAAGGGCAAGATTGTCGGCTCCGCCGTCATCACCTGCATGCTCTTTGCACTCAactttggcctcttcatcgacgCCTGCATCCAGACGCACAGGCgcaacgccgccgccaagcgTCCCATCATGGTGATTGCGCAGCCGCAGGGCTGGCCTGCCGCACCTGTCCAGATGCAGGCCCCTGCGGCCGCGGCGAAGGAGCCTGCGATTAGGGAATACTACGCTCCGGCTTGA
- a CDS encoding uncharacterized protein (EggNog:ENOG41~TransMembrane:4 (i68-89o95-117i138-159o211-235i)) yields the protein MASSSQQPEMSQIPPQTAPAPTIAAPPPAQLSLPAGYQPYPAPVAYAPYPVQQAFEPPRPPQNRIWEFIKLGLQSLSFVLAVVGVGLGFSTLNFVFFVDTVVIAAAPPCIIAVLWSGAELITRAIRRFKAGIHPGAHVALSLIIFLVAVILTSLFGPWFQSSWNDSYDDDGQECSYHYSSTLDDYVYSCTDNSSDPEVIASRHQFRHENSVAYAAAIITYIVAVIHFVLFVGACIDTSKVNAAASRPIYVIAQPQGLQAMMQGWQPIQQAPAETEARDVAPTETEAEAETEAVTQSKGKGKEPMRGDVVEHDAPSGSQA from the exons atggcttcCTCCTCCCAGCAGCCCGAAATGTCCCAAATCCCACCGCAAACCGCTCCAGCGCCGACCATCGCCGCTCCTCCACCAGCGCAACTGTCTCTCCCCGCAGGATACCAGCCCTATCCCGCCCCCGTGGCCTACGCTCCTTATCCCGTCCAGCAGGCCTTTGagccgccgcggccgccgCAGAACAGAATCTGGGAATTCATCAAGCTGGGCCTGCAATCGCTGTCCTTTGTGCTCGCCGTGGTGGGCGTCGGCCTGGGCTTCAGCACGCTGAattttgtcttcttcgtcgacaCCGTCGTCATTGCAGCCGCTCCTCCT tgcatcatcgccgtccTCTGGAGCGGCGCCGAACTCATCACGCGCGCAATCCGCCGCTTCAAGGCCGGCATCCACCCCGGCGCCCACGTCGCCCTCTcgctcatcatcttcctcgtcgccgtcatcctCACCTCGCTCTTCGGCCCCTGGTTCCAGAGCTCCTGGAACGACAGctacgacgacgacggccaGGAGTGCTCGTACCACTACAGCTCTACCCTGGACGACTATGTGTATTCTTGCACCGACAACTCCAGCGACCCCGAGGTGATTGCGTCGAGGCACCAGTTCCGCCACGAGAACAGCGTTGCGtatgccgccgccatcatcacgtACATTGTTGCCGTGATTCACTTTGTGCTCTTTGTCGGCGCTTGCATCGATACGTCAAAGGTcaacgctgctgcttcaaGACCCATCTATGTCATTGCGCAGCCGCAGGGCCTGCAGGCTATGATGCAGGGCTGGCAGCCAATCCAGCAAGCTCCGGCTGAGACCGAGGCTAGGGATGTGGCCCCTACTGAGAcagaggctgaggctgaaacCGAGGCTGTCACTCAGAGCAAAGGAAAGGGCAAGGAGCCGATGCGAGGCGACGTTGTAGAGCATGATGCTCCCAGCGGCTCACAAGCATGA
- a CDS encoding uncharacterized protein (EggNog:ENOG41), giving the protein MNSINMERMSPRSPEFLTTFVTDKGSGRRVVLESQSRYRVQSAAIDDTRSYRHHRDSYSGSSAKRLRYSGADEAVDQPSSHRSSRELDSLFIEASVSSRGARSHGSTIEPRRNHLPSPPPDESRRYRRGQVEVFPGAARARRSRDLQGFGAWSDHVALPHQQQLLTESAYNDEEIFQSRRVSRSSIPDTPRDWLLPTPELSPMPTHYTFCPCCVDEDSRINDTWHMAGKEKMHTQMENAMAYIEQMKFHK; this is encoded by the exons ATGAATTCCATCAACATGGAGAGGATGTCGCCTCGCTCGCCTGAATTTCTCACAACCTTTGTCACTGACAAGGGTAGTGGCAGAAGAGTCGTCCTTGAGAGCCAGTCGAGGTATCGAGTCCAAAGTGCAGCCATTGATGATACAAGATCATATAGGCACCACCGAGACTCTTACTCGGGCTCATCGGCGAAACGCCTTCGCTATTCTGGAGCggatgaagctgttgatCAGCCTTCGTCGCATCGCTCGTCACGTGAGCTCGACTCCCTTTTCATTGAAGCATCAGTATCATCAAGAGGAGCACGAAGTCATGGTTCCACTATAGAACCAAGAAGGAATCATCTCCCATCCCCTCCCCCAGATGAATCTCGACGTTACCGTCGTGGTCAAGTTGAGGTCTTCCCAGGTGCTGCCAGAGCACGAAGAAGTCGTGACCTCCAAGGCTTTGGCGCCTGGAGTGATCACGTCGCATTACCTCATCAGCAGCAACTCCTCACTGAGAGTGCTTACAACGACGAAGAAATCTTCCAGAGCAGGAGAGTCAGCAGATCCAGTATACCCGACACACCACGggactggctgctgccgacTCCTGAACTCTCTCCCATGCCCACGCACTACACGTTTTGCCCGTGCTGCGTGGACGAGGACAGCCGTATAAACGACACATGGCATATGGCcggcaaagagaagatgcaTACTCAAA TGGAAAATGCAATGGCATACATTGAGCAGATGAAATTTCACAAGTAA
- a CDS encoding uncharacterized protein (EggNog:ENOG41), translated as MPPRKRTTDDGDEPVAKRRSSRQAAASMKKADEKDQGSVDKARKAVPSRTKERTAASEKDESKGDVKKTKKVTAATDEKKTPAKKGRQAKAKKEDEEEAKPPPKGGKPAKDDTKSLRAVSEDPDVDSIPTTNPDAPRHDGEWYWLMKAEPESRFENGIDVRFSIDDLRAREKPEGWDGIRAYAARNHMRNMNAGDKAFFYHSNCKEPGIAGVMEIVKEFSEDKSARRPGTPYYDPQSSKDNIRWSLVHVEFRKKFAVPIGLKELRELGKPGGPLENMMMLKQGRLSVSRVSAEEWKALNEIADEKAKEAGLKHEMTKLVK; from the exons ATGCCTCCCCGGAAGCGAACTacagatgatggcgatgaaccGGTTGCCAAACGACGATCTTCACGTCAAGCAGCGGCTTCAATGAAGAAGGCCGATGAGAAGGACCAGGGATCAGTAGACAAGGCTAGGAAAGCCGTGCCCTCTAGGACTAAGGAGAGGACTGCCGCTAGTGAAAAGGATGAGAGCAAGGGTGacgtgaagaagacgaagaaggtTACGGCTGCAAcagatgagaagaagacaccTGCCAAGAAGGGCAGACAGGCCAAAGCTAagaaggaagatgaagaagaagcaaaaccACCGCCAAAGGGTGGAAAACCCGCCAAAGACGACACCAAAAGCTTGCGAGCCGTCTCTGAAGATCCCGACGTCGACTCCATTCCCACAACCAACCCAGATGCACCGCGTCACGACGGCGAATGGTACTGGCTGATGAAGGCAGAGCCAGAGTCGCGCTTTGAGAATGGCATTGATGTGAGGTTCTCGATTGACGATTTGCGGGCGAGGGAGAAGCCTGAGGGGTGGGATG GTATTAGAGCGTATGCGGCGCGTAATCACATGAGGAATATGAATGCCGGTGACAAGGCCTTCTTTTACCACTCTAATTGCAAGGAGCCTGGCATTGCGGGCGTCATGGAGATTGTAAAGGAGTTTTCCGAAGACA AATCCGCCCGCCGCCCAGGCACACCCTACTACGACCCGCAGTCCTCAAAGGACAATATCCGCTGGAGCCTGGTCCACGTCGAGTTTAGGAAAAAGTTCGCCGTGCCCATTGGCCTCAAGGAGCTGCGCGAGCTGGGCAAGCCCGGCGGCCCGCTGGAGAAtatgatgatgctgaagcaAGGGCGGTTGAGTGTGAGCAGGGTCAGTGCAGAGGAGTGGAAGGCGCTGAATGAGATTGCGGATGAGAAGGCTAAGGAGGCGGGGTTGAAGCATGAGATGACGAAGCTTGTGAAGTGA
- a CDS encoding uncharacterized protein (EggNog:ENOG41) — protein sequence MAIVKGANKGVGAARYLITKARAASTSAVTAQMAPTHSLPPGFTAQIGQLEAFTLPERVSGSVSDKAIADAMIGAWRRDGILQIDMSKTQQRLYQAANAASRRFFSRPPAQKRACVDHMSYSGYIASGEEITDGVADYSEIFTVTKDLPHTDQRVAQGWPCHGPCPWPDQSMKNAMKSYMSDLAVSGEKLLQLIEMGLDIPTGSLTRYTDDGWHHMRVLR from the coding sequence atggccattgTCAAGGGCGCCAACAAGGGTGTGGGCGCAGCCCGATATCTCATAACCAAGGCGCGTGCTGCCTCAACATCAGCAGTAACTGCGCAAATGGCTCCTACACATAGCTTGCCCCCTGGGTTCACAGCCCAGATTGGACAACTAGAGGCTTTTACCCTGCCTGAGAGGGTTTCGGGATCTGTGTCCGACAAGGCCATAGCAGATGCCATGATCGGTGCCTGGCGCCGGGATGGCATTTTGCAGATTGACATGTCAAAGACACAACAACGTCTTTACCAAGCCGCCAATGCAGCAAGcaggcgcttcttctctcgacCACCCGCACAAAAGCGGGCCTGCGTAGACCACATGAGCTACTCGGGCTACATCGCGTCTGGTGAGGAGATCACTGATGGCGTAGCCGACTACTCAGAGATCTTCACCGTGACGAAAGATCTCCCCCACACCGATCAGCGAGTTGCCCAAGGCTGGCCGTGCCATGGGCCGTGTCCGTGGCCTGACCAGAGTATGAAGAATGCCATGAAAAGCTACATGAGCGATTTGGCTGTGTCGGGAGAGAAGCTGTTGCAGCTCATCGAAATGGGGTTGGATATTCCCACGGGGTCTCTCACGAGATACACGGATGATGGGTGGCATCACATGCGTGTCTTGAGGTGA
- a CDS encoding uncharacterized protein (EggNog:ENOG41) — translation MYVPPAAGTFTVFPGDMMQYMTNNFLKSTPHKVGLNVRERFAFAYFHEPNFRSVIKPLPGYNAGQSPIGGIHYGTHFTNMFLRNYPDRVTTARLREEGRYHLLASEQLRDEDGVL, via the exons ATGTATGTCCCTCCCGCCGCTGGGACATTCACAGTGTTTCCAG GCGACATGATGCAGTATATGACCAACAACTTTCTCAAGTCAACGCCGCATAAAGTCGGGCTCAATGTTCGTGAACGATTTGCCTTTGCGTACTTTCACGAACCCAACTTTCGATCTGTAATCAAGCCCTTGCCTGGTTACAATGCCGGACAGTCGCCGATTGGCGGGATACACTATGGAACTCATTTCACAAACATGTTTCTGAGGAATTATCCCGACAGAGTTACCACCGCTCGGCTCCGAGAGGAGGGCCGATACCATTTACTCGCGTCGGAGCAGCTTCGGGATGAGGATGGTGTGCTGTAG